One genomic segment of Paenibacillus sp. FSL H8-0332 includes these proteins:
- a CDS encoding CoA-disulfide reductase yields the protein MSRTIVIIGGVAGGASAAARLRRLNEEDNIMIIERGEHVSFANCGLPYYIGETIDSRDKLFLQTPAGIRARFNIDVRIFTEATEIDRERKQIHCRSVTTGETWQIPYDIVILSPGAKPIVPPIPGISEADNLFTLRNIPDTDRIKDYVDTNSLRHATVIGAGFIGLEMAENLRERGLAVTVIDRGQQILNPLDLEMVRPLEAHMRLHGVELRLNEGVEAIEEQGRLLRLSSGDQLKTDIVIMAIGVSPENDLARSCGLELGIRGAVKVNASLQTSDPAIYAVGDVIEVKDRVQGFDTMVSLAWGANRQGRLAADHINGREASYTGALGTAIIKIFDMTAALTGNNEKTLKSLGVSYEAVHIHPNSHAGYYPGAAPIALKLLFNPQTGDIYGAQAVGSAGVDKRIDVIATAIRSKLKADELADLELAYAPPYSSAKDPVNMAGYVASNLMEGLVRNLQWHEVDEFTRGGGLIIDVRDEAERLAGFIPGSINIPLSELRDRLAEIPRDQEIAVSCQVGLRGYIAARMLSQYGYPVRNVDGGYKTYAAIAAGNNTGDCGKTGAPALKVENPAPARIVHIQEQLSSKPPLLLDACGLQCPGPILKVYETISSMEEGQRVEIAATDFGFAADIRQWCSKTGNTLESVDVSGGKVKALVRKGQDPADSTGVQAAQAAVQEGTTMVVFSGDLDKSIASFIIAIGAASMGKQVTMFFTFWGLNVLRRAESPQVKKSGLETMFGLMMPKGTRRLPLSRMNMGGLGAKMIRYTMRRKNVDSLEQLIQAAMNAGVKLMACTMSMDIMGIKQEELIEGVDFGGVASYLGAAEDSGVNLFI from the coding sequence ATGAGCAGAACTATAGTGATTATCGGCGGAGTTGCCGGAGGGGCATCCGCTGCTGCACGCTTAAGAAGATTGAATGAAGAAGACAACATTATGATTATAGAGCGGGGAGAGCATGTTTCTTTTGCCAACTGCGGGCTGCCTTATTATATTGGGGAGACGATTGATTCCCGGGACAAGCTGTTTCTGCAGACACCGGCTGGTATCCGGGCACGCTTCAATATCGATGTGAGAATCTTTACCGAGGCGACAGAGATTGACCGTGAACGTAAGCAGATTCACTGCCGCAGTGTAACAACAGGAGAGACCTGGCAGATTCCATACGATATTGTGATACTCTCACCGGGAGCGAAGCCGATAGTTCCCCCGATTCCGGGCATTTCAGAGGCTGATAACCTGTTTACCTTAAGAAATATTCCCGATACGGACCGTATCAAGGATTATGTGGATACCAATTCGCTCAGACATGCCACAGTGATCGGTGCGGGCTTCATCGGACTTGAAATGGCGGAGAACCTGCGGGAGCGCGGTCTTGCAGTCACTGTAATCGACAGGGGACAACAGATCCTGAACCCGCTCGATCTTGAAATGGTCCGCCCGCTGGAAGCGCATATGCGCCTTCATGGTGTAGAGCTGCGGCTGAACGAGGGAGTGGAGGCTATTGAAGAGCAGGGCCGGCTGCTTCGCCTCTCTTCCGGTGATCAGCTGAAGACAGATATAGTAATTATGGCCATCGGAGTCAGTCCTGAGAATGACCTGGCACGGAGCTGCGGACTTGAGCTGGGCATCCGGGGAGCGGTTAAGGTCAATGCCTCATTGCAGACCAGTGATCCGGCCATCTATGCCGTAGGGGATGTCATTGAAGTGAAGGACCGCGTTCAAGGGTTCGATACCATGGTCTCCCTGGCCTGGGGAGCGAACCGGCAGGGGCGTCTGGCCGCCGATCATATCAACGGGCGGGAAGCCTCTTACACTGGGGCATTAGGTACTGCGATTATCAAGATCTTCGATATGACTGCTGCGCTCACTGGGAACAACGAGAAGACGCTGAAATCACTGGGGGTATCTTATGAAGCGGTGCATATCCACCCCAATTCCCACGCCGGTTACTACCCTGGTGCTGCACCGATAGCGCTCAAGCTGCTCTTTAATCCGCAGACGGGAGATATTTATGGAGCACAAGCGGTCGGAAGTGCCGGTGTCGACAAAAGAATAGATGTCATTGCCACCGCTATCCGCAGCAAGCTTAAGGCTGATGAGCTGGCGGATCTGGAGCTGGCGTATGCGCCGCCGTATTCCTCGGCCAAAGATCCGGTCAATATGGCGGGCTATGTGGCCTCCAATCTGATGGAGGGACTCGTCCGTAATCTGCAATGGCATGAAGTCGATGAATTCACTCGCGGCGGCGGTCTTATCATTGATGTGAGAGACGAAGCAGAGCGTTTAGCTGGCTTCATCCCCGGTTCCATCAATATTCCGTTGTCTGAGCTGAGAGACCGGCTTGCAGAGATTCCGCGGGATCAGGAGATCGCCGTATCCTGCCAGGTAGGGCTGCGAGGCTACATTGCAGCCAGAATGTTAAGCCAATACGGTTATCCGGTGCGGAATGTTGACGGGGGCTACAAGACGTACGCAGCAATCGCCGCGGGGAATAATACTGGAGATTGCGGGAAGACAGGGGCACCGGCTTTGAAAGTGGAGAACCCGGCTCCCGCCCGTATAGTCCATATCCAGGAACAGCTTAGCAGCAAGCCGCCGCTCTTGCTGGATGCTTGCGGTTTACAGTGCCCCGGCCCTATACTCAAAGTATATGAGACTATCAGTTCTATGGAGGAAGGCCAGCGGGTAGAGATCGCTGCAACGGATTTCGGTTTTGCCGCTGACATCAGACAGTGGTGCAGCAAGACGGGGAACACGCTGGAATCGGTGGATGTCTCGGGCGGCAAAGTGAAGGCACTGGTGCGCAAAGGACAGGACCCGGCTGACAGTACTGGGGTTCAGGCAGCACAAGCAGCGGTCCAGGAAGGGACTACGATGGTTGTATTCAGCGGCGATCTGGACAAATCCATTGCCTCGTTCATTATTGCTATAGGCGCAGCATCGATGGGCAAGCAGGTCACTATGTTCTTTACCTTCTGGGGGCTGAATGTTCTACGGCGCGCAGAGTCCCCACAGGTGAAGAAATCGGGTCTTGAGACTATGTTTGGCCTAATGATGCCCAAGGGGACACGCAGGCTTCCTTTATCCAGAATGAATATGGGCGGGCTCGGTGCCAAGATGATCCGGTATACGATGCGCCGCAAGAATGTAGATTCCTTGGAACAGCTTATACAGGCGGCGATGAATGCCGGTGTGAAGCTGATGGCCTGCACGATGAGTATGGACATCATGGGCATTAAGCAGGAGGAATTAATTGAAGGTGTAGACTTCGGCGGTGTTGCCAGCTATCTTGGAGCTGCCGAGGATTCGGGCGTGAACTTATTCATCTAG
- a CDS encoding metal-sensitive transcriptional regulator translates to MEYDKAITNRLKRIEGQVRGVLGMLEEGKDCREIVTQLTAIRTAVDRSIGAVIGDNLEHCIQEELAKGNSPEQVIKEAVDLLVKSR, encoded by the coding sequence GTGGAGTATGATAAAGCTATTACCAACCGGTTGAAGCGTATTGAAGGTCAGGTAAGGGGAGTGCTGGGGATGCTGGAGGAAGGCAAGGATTGCCGTGAAATCGTAACTCAGCTGACCGCGATCCGAACAGCCGTAGACCGTTCTATTGGTGCAGTGATCGGAGACAATCTGGAGCACTGTATCCAGGAAGAGCTTGCGAAAGGGAATTCTCCCGAACAAGTGATTAAGGAAGCGGTGGATCTGCTTGTAAAAAGCCGGTAA
- a CDS encoding MATE family efflux transporter, whose product MKQTSTIKQKAGQFLHILLPILITQIALSAITFFDTNMSGKFGTNDLAGVAIGTSLWIPIQTGLSGILMGITPIVSHLIGSKRGKDVAHQVMQGMWLSLIVSVLVLVLGGFALSPILNFMNLEPAVHDIAFRFLSAISFGIIPLFGYTVVRSCIDALGQTRISMFITLMALPVNVGLNYLLIFGNFGFPRLGGVGAGVASAITYWVIFLIALIFVYRAEPFRDLQIFRKFHAMSLASFKELLKIGVPIGFSIFFETAVFSAVTLLMSRFDTITIAAHQAAINFASTLYMIPLSICMSLTILVGFESGSGRLRDARQYGIMGICTAAALSLLTALVLLFAGNHVAGLYSDDHEVISLIQHFLIYAIFFQISDAIATPTQGVLRGYKDVNPAFIICFIAYWVIGLPVGYLLATYTELGAYGYWIGLITGLGIGAILLLARLVRVQRRFAPGKA is encoded by the coding sequence ATGAAACAGACTTCCACCATTAAGCAAAAGGCCGGGCAATTCCTGCATATATTGCTTCCGATCCTGATTACTCAGATTGCATTGTCGGCCATCACCTTCTTTGATACTAATATGTCCGGCAAATTCGGCACGAATGATCTCGCCGGGGTTGCCATCGGCACAAGTCTATGGATTCCCATCCAGACAGGCCTCAGCGGTATTCTTATGGGGATCACGCCCATTGTGTCGCATCTCATCGGCAGCAAACGGGGTAAGGATGTGGCTCACCAGGTGATGCAAGGCATGTGGCTCTCCCTGATTGTCTCGGTACTCGTGCTGGTTCTTGGCGGCTTCGCCCTCTCACCGATTCTGAATTTCATGAATCTGGAGCCTGCGGTACACGACATCGCCTTCCGCTTCCTTAGTGCCATCTCCTTCGGCATTATCCCGCTGTTCGGCTACACGGTTGTCCGCAGCTGTATTGATGCCCTGGGTCAGACCCGTATCTCCATGTTCATTACCCTGATGGCCCTGCCGGTCAATGTCGGGCTTAACTATCTGCTGATCTTCGGTAACTTTGGATTCCCCCGCCTTGGCGGAGTAGGAGCAGGTGTAGCCTCTGCCATTACATACTGGGTCATCTTCCTGATTGCCCTAATCTTCGTCTACCGGGCCGAGCCTTTCCGCGATCTTCAGATTTTCCGCAAATTTCACGCGATGTCCCTGGCAAGCTTCAAGGAATTGCTGAAAATCGGTGTGCCCATTGGCTTTTCTATCTTTTTCGAGACGGCCGTATTCTCTGCAGTAACCCTGCTGATGAGCCGCTTTGATACCATCACAATCGCAGCCCATCAAGCTGCCATTAACTTCGCCTCCACCCTTTATATGATTCCGCTGAGCATCTGTATGAGCCTGACAATTCTCGTCGGCTTCGAGAGCGGCTCCGGCCGGCTGAGGGATGCGCGCCAGTATGGCATTATGGGCATATGCACGGCTGCTGCGCTCTCCCTGCTCACAGCATTAGTGCTGCTATTCGCCGGGAATCATGTCGCCGGGTTGTACTCGGATGACCATGAGGTGATCTCGCTGATCCAGCATTTCCTGATCTATGCGATCTTCTTCCAGATCTCCGATGCCATTGCAACTCCGACCCAAGGCGTGCTGCGGGGCTATAAGGATGTCAACCCTGCATTCATTATTTGCTTCATCGCCTATTGGGTGATCGGCCTGCCGGTTGGTTACCTGCTCGCCACCTATACGGAGCTTGGGGCCTACGGCTACTGGATTGGACTCATTACCGGCCTTGGAATAGGTGCAATTCTGCTACTGGCCCGGCTTGTCAGGGTGCAGAGAAGATTCGCCCCAGGGAAGGCCTGA
- a CDS encoding putative glycoside hydrolase, whose amino-acid sequence MNITWALLMMALGGVGVPNQGHEADVAAVLQSAMNPPIVAEHTTNPDAAASPNGGGTSPSPSPSASPETALLADPQPDAPKVKGIYVTAYSAGGARMETLLALLDKTELNSMVIDIKDDAGYITYKTDNAELQQMGHPQPFIGDINKLMTRLKEHDVYPIARIVVFKDSVLAKKNKELSFVNKDGSVWANKGGDSFVNPYNETVWKYNVDIAKEAVKLGFKEIQFDYVRFPEGFEKRADSLKYTKSDRPRVEIIADFVKYAKAELAPLGVRISVDIFGYAASVPAAEGIGQDFVKISKNVDVISPMVYPSHYSTGWFDVKDPDKDPYATIKGSMVDTHKKLNPLGSYKPVIRPWIQDFTASWLGSGHYVKYGKKQVEDQIRALKDENIEEFLLWNANNRYTADVKYEQ is encoded by the coding sequence ATGAATATCACCTGGGCTTTACTGATGATGGCCCTGGGAGGCGTTGGTGTCCCGAATCAAGGACATGAAGCTGATGTGGCAGCAGTACTGCAGAGCGCCATGAATCCCCCCATCGTCGCAGAACACACAACCAATCCGGACGCAGCAGCTTCACCGAATGGAGGCGGCACAAGTCCCTCTCCTTCACCAAGCGCGTCGCCGGAGACAGCACTTCTTGCCGATCCGCAGCCGGATGCACCCAAGGTTAAAGGGATATACGTGACTGCCTACAGCGCCGGGGGTGCACGGATGGAGACCCTGCTTGCCCTGCTGGACAAGACTGAGCTCAACTCCATGGTTATCGATATTAAGGATGATGCCGGATACATCACGTACAAGACGGATAATGCTGAGCTTCAGCAAATGGGACATCCACAGCCGTTCATAGGTGATATTAACAAGCTGATGACCCGCCTGAAGGAGCATGATGTCTACCCGATTGCGCGGATAGTAGTATTCAAGGATTCTGTGCTCGCCAAAAAGAACAAGGAATTATCCTTCGTGAACAAAGACGGCTCGGTCTGGGCCAACAAAGGCGGAGACAGCTTCGTCAATCCTTATAATGAAACTGTGTGGAAGTATAACGTAGATATTGCCAAGGAGGCCGTTAAGCTCGGGTTCAAGGAAATCCAGTTTGACTATGTACGCTTCCCTGAAGGCTTCGAGAAGCGTGCGGACAGCCTGAAATACACGAAGAGCGACAGACCGCGCGTGGAAATTATCGCCGACTTTGTTAAGTATGCCAAAGCTGAGCTGGCACCTCTGGGAGTTCGGATCTCTGTGGATATCTTCGGCTATGCCGCCTCGGTACCTGCCGCAGAGGGCATTGGCCAGGATTTCGTGAAGATCTCCAAGAATGTCGATGTTATCAGCCCTATGGTCTATCCGAGCCATTATTCCACCGGCTGGTTCGATGTGAAGGACCCGGACAAAGACCCTTATGCTACCATTAAGGGCTCAATGGTCGATACACACAAGAAGCTGAATCCGCTAGGCAGCTACAAGCCGGTCATCCGCCCATGGATTCAGGATTTCACCGCCAGCTGGCTGGGCAGCGGACATTATGTCAAATACGGCAAGAAGCAGGTTGAAGATCAGATCCGTGCCTTGAAGGACGAGAATATCGAAGAATTCCTGCTTTGGAATGCCAATAACCGCTATACCGCCGATGTGAAGTACGAACAATAA
- a CDS encoding YitT family protein yields the protein MVKLRLFGSFLAVLFGSAMIASGFNLFLIPHRLLSGGVSGLAMLAGYFTPFNISLLYLLFNIPLLAAGWFQLGRRFILLSIVSVGATTWMMTVVPVFQVSSDMLLASVFGGVLVGAGAGVSFRVGGSSGGFDIVGSIITRYRDFPVGSVLVGLNGLVILAAAYFDDNWNLALASMVSIYVTGKVVDLIHISHIKVTVYIITNRTDELLQQLLGLQRGVTKFKTEGAYSHVERDMLMTVTTRYELAELKRIIKTSDPQAFVNIVETVGVMGSFRKR from the coding sequence TTGGTTAAACTAAGGTTATTCGGGAGCTTTCTTGCCGTTCTCTTCGGTTCAGCGATGATCGCAAGCGGCTTTAATCTGTTCCTGATCCCCCACAGACTGCTCAGCGGAGGTGTATCCGGCCTCGCCATGCTGGCCGGTTATTTCACTCCGTTCAATATCAGCCTGCTGTACCTGCTCTTCAATATCCCGTTGCTCGCCGCCGGTTGGTTCCAGCTGGGCCGCAGATTTATCCTCCTGAGCATTGTCTCTGTAGGGGCAACAACCTGGATGATGACAGTGGTGCCGGTCTTTCAGGTATCCTCGGATATGCTGCTCGCCTCTGTTTTCGGAGGGGTGCTGGTGGGTGCCGGTGCCGGTGTGTCCTTCCGGGTAGGCGGCTCCTCGGGCGGCTTCGATATTGTGGGCTCCATTATAACACGGTACCGGGATTTCCCGGTTGGCAGTGTGCTGGTCGGCCTCAACGGGCTAGTAATTCTTGCAGCGGCTTATTTTGACGACAACTGGAACCTGGCGCTTGCTTCCATGGTCTCCATTTACGTCACCGGCAAGGTAGTCGACCTGATTCATATCAGCCACATCAAAGTCACTGTGTATATTATCACCAACCGTACAGACGAGCTGTTGCAGCAATTGCTGGGTCTTCAGCGCGGAGTTACAAAATTTAAGACAGAAGGCGCTTATTCTCATGTAGAACGGGACATGCTAATGACAGTGACCACAAGGTATGAGCTGGCAGAGCTGAAGCGGATCATCAAAACAAGCGACCCGCAGGCTTTTGTAAATATTGTTGAGACAGTCGGAGTCATGGGCTCTTTCCGCAAACGGTAA
- a CDS encoding DEAD/DEAH box helicase, whose protein sequence is MKTFAEFGLEPKVLQAITELGFEEATPIQEQAIPLAMAGTDLIGQAQTGTGKTAAFGIPLISKIAREDERILALIMTPTRELAIQVAEEIGKLTRFKGLRSLAIYGGQDIGRQIRGLKRKPQIIIGTPGRLLDHINRKTIRLDDVQTIVLDEADEMLDMGFMEDIQSILKLVPEERQTMLFSATMPPNIQRLAQQFLKNPQHVSVIPKQISAPLIDQAYVEVPERQKFEALSRLIDMESPDLAIVFGRTKRRVDELAEGLQKRGYSADGLHGDLSQNQRDAVMRKFRDGSIDVLVATDVAARGLDVSGVTHVINFDLPQDPESYVHRIGRTGRAGKEGTAWSFVTPREMDHLHLIERVTRHRITRKPLPTMAEAIEGKQRITAERLLAMVEDAELNEYKGIAIQLLEQYDSVQLLSAAMKLLTGDNKDAQIELTPEDPIRAKRRGGKNDIRSGRKPNGGGYGGNRTGSGSGSGGGYRGNRDNASSGGGYRGNRDNASGGGSTRGGYSSGYGGNSGSTSGSSYGGGYKGNRDGASRTDGRPSSRPSSSTSTRPAKQDFDA, encoded by the coding sequence TTGAAAACATTCGCAGAATTTGGCTTGGAGCCAAAAGTACTTCAAGCAATCACAGAGCTGGGATTTGAAGAGGCAACACCTATCCAGGAGCAGGCCATCCCGCTTGCTATGGCCGGAACGGATCTAATCGGCCAGGCACAGACGGGTACAGGTAAGACTGCAGCCTTCGGAATTCCCCTCATTTCCAAGATCGCACGGGAAGACGAAAGAATCCTTGCACTGATTATGACACCGACACGTGAGCTTGCCATTCAGGTTGCTGAAGAAATCGGCAAATTGACCCGCTTCAAGGGACTTCGTTCACTGGCTATCTACGGCGGGCAGGATATCGGCCGCCAGATCCGCGGACTGAAGAGAAAACCACAGATTATCATTGGTACACCAGGACGTCTCCTGGACCACATTAACCGCAAAACCATCCGCCTGGATGATGTTCAGACGATCGTATTGGATGAAGCCGATGAAATGCTCGATATGGGCTTCATGGAGGATATCCAGTCAATCCTCAAGCTCGTTCCTGAAGAACGTCAGACCATGCTCTTCTCGGCTACTATGCCTCCTAACATTCAACGTCTTGCCCAGCAGTTCCTGAAGAACCCACAGCATGTATCCGTAATACCTAAGCAGATTAGCGCACCACTTATCGATCAGGCTTATGTTGAAGTTCCTGAACGCCAGAAATTTGAAGCGCTGAGCCGTTTAATTGACATGGAATCCCCTGATCTGGCTATCGTATTCGGCCGTACCAAACGCCGTGTAGACGAGCTTGCTGAAGGATTGCAGAAGCGCGGATACTCCGCTGACGGCCTGCATGGTGACTTGTCCCAGAACCAGCGCGATGCAGTAATGCGTAAATTCCGCGACGGCAGCATCGATGTATTGGTAGCTACAGACGTAGCAGCACGTGGTCTGGACGTTTCCGGCGTAACGCATGTAATCAACTTCGACCTGCCTCAGGACCCTGAGAGCTATGTACACCGTATCGGCCGTACAGGCCGCGCCGGCAAAGAAGGTACCGCTTGGTCCTTCGTAACTCCGCGCGAAATGGATCACCTGCACCTGATCGAACGCGTAACCCGTCACCGTATTACCCGTAAACCGCTTCCTACAATGGCTGAGGCTATTGAAGGCAAACAACGCATTACAGCAGAACGTCTGCTTGCAATGGTTGAGGATGCTGAACTGAACGAATACAAAGGAATTGCCATTCAATTGCTGGAGCAATATGATTCTGTACAGCTGCTGTCCGCAGCTATGAAGCTTCTTACCGGCGATAACAAGGATGCGCAAATTGAGTTGACTCCGGAAGATCCGATCCGTGCCAAACGTCGCGGCGGCAAGAACGATATCCGCAGCGGACGCAAGCCTAACGGCGGCGGCTATGGCGGTAACCGTACAGGTTCCGGATCTGGCAGTGGTGGCGGCTATCGCGGCAATCGTGACAATGCAAGCAGCGGCGGCGGCTATCGCGGTAACCGTGACAATGCAAGTGGCGGCGGAAGCACCCGTGGCGGCTACAGCAGTGGCTACGGCGGCAACAGCGGAAGCACAAGCGGCAGCAGCTATGGTGGCGGCTACAAAGGCAACCGTGATGGGGCAAGCCGCACAGACGGAAGACCATCCTCGCGTCCGAGCAGCAGCACTAGTACACGCCCGGCCAAGCAGGATTTTGACGCTTAA
- a CDS encoding DUF624 domain-containing protein, with protein sequence MEFKGAMGGIYRITEWISRIAFSNILWALCSIPFLFAGILKILMMGSGAGGPNEQIMLNWVLGVFAPFTVFPATAALFTVVRKWVMGNTDVSTFRTFFQGYKENYLKSMLGGLIYTLLFVVMYVDVTVYMTQMANFKIVGILMLVLMIILFVSMFNFFSIVVHYQMTFKEVVTNSILLTIARPIRVFSTLIGAGVLLYIGLRYPVLYVLCIPTLIAMLAFFNFFATYNKLQLQVEKKKLAEEQAALEAAENEGLSSEDDDDEDEDEDDRDKDTGKDFKRT encoded by the coding sequence TTGGAGTTTAAAGGAGCAATGGGCGGTATATACCGCATCACGGAATGGATCTCACGTATCGCCTTCAGCAATATTTTATGGGCGTTGTGTTCGATTCCGTTTCTGTTCGCAGGAATTTTGAAGATCCTCATGATGGGTTCAGGGGCAGGCGGACCGAATGAGCAGATTATGCTCAACTGGGTACTTGGTGTATTCGCACCATTCACTGTATTTCCGGCTACGGCGGCATTATTTACAGTGGTGCGCAAATGGGTAATGGGCAATACGGATGTTAGTACATTCCGCACTTTTTTTCAGGGGTACAAAGAGAATTATCTGAAAAGCATGCTAGGAGGGCTTATCTACACCCTGCTGTTTGTCGTTATGTACGTTGATGTGACCGTATACATGACACAAATGGCCAATTTTAAAATTGTCGGTATCCTGATGCTGGTGCTGATGATTATTTTGTTCGTATCCATGTTTAACTTCTTCTCCATCGTGGTTCACTACCAGATGACGTTCAAGGAAGTGGTAACCAATTCTATTCTGCTCACGATCGCCCGGCCGATCCGTGTGTTCTCGACGTTGATTGGTGCAGGGGTTCTTCTCTATATAGGTCTGCGTTATCCGGTACTCTATGTGCTGTGTATTCCTACGCTGATTGCTATGCTTGCCTTCTTTAATTTCTTCGCTACATACAATAAGCTGCAACTACAGGTGGAGAAGAAAAAGCTGGCTGAAGAACAGGCGGCGCTGGAAGCAGCTGAGAATGAAGGTCTCTCCTCCGAAGATGATGATGACGAAGACGAGGATGAAGACGACAGAGACAAGGATACCGGTAAGGATTTCAAGCGGACTTAA
- a CDS encoding DUF1499 domain-containing protein gives MSLKRTLVGLFRSHDGTSDRAKDPALKTRYYNLSRDKAWDEVSATLKKIPGFKVLHEVQSVGEITLEKRTALGRSLDITVSVLSTTPVRCAVDIYSASRGSLGDLGANYRVIQRLYQSLDKKLGKFKVD, from the coding sequence TTGTCGTTGAAAAGAACCTTGGTCGGTTTATTTCGCAGTCATGACGGAACAAGCGACCGTGCCAAAGATCCGGCATTGAAAACGCGTTATTACAATCTTTCAAGAGACAAGGCGTGGGACGAAGTATCCGCAACGCTGAAGAAAATTCCTGGATTTAAAGTCTTACATGAAGTGCAGTCTGTAGGGGAGATTACCCTGGAGAAAAGAACGGCGTTAGGCCGCTCACTGGATATTACCGTATCTGTGTTAAGCACCACACCCGTACGCTGTGCCGTAGATATATATTCAGCATCCAGAGGGTCGCTTGGTGATCTGGGTGCCAATTACCGTGTCATTCAGCGTTTGTACCAGTCTTTGGATAAGAAGCTGGGCAAATTTAAGGTGGATTAA
- the tpx gene encoding thiol peroxidase — protein MTQERTGVATFKGNPITLVGPQLKAGDSAPQFTVSKNLLEDVTLTDYAGKIKLISVVPSLDTGVCDAQTRRFNSEAAGLGDDVVILTISTDLPFAQARWCGAAGIDSVITLSDHKETSFGQAYGVLIKEFRLDMRSIFVVDKNDTLAYVEYLGEMAEHPDYEAAISAVKALL, from the coding sequence ATGACGCAAGAAAGAACAGGCGTAGCCACTTTTAAGGGCAACCCCATTACTCTGGTAGGCCCGCAGCTGAAAGCCGGAGATTCCGCACCGCAATTCACGGTAAGCAAGAATCTCCTGGAAGATGTTACACTTACAGATTACGCTGGCAAAATCAAGCTGATCAGCGTTGTACCTTCCCTGGATACCGGTGTGTGCGATGCGCAGACCCGCCGCTTCAACAGTGAGGCTGCCGGTCTTGGCGATGATGTGGTCATCCTCACCATCAGTACAGACCTCCCCTTCGCCCAAGCCCGCTGGTGCGGTGCCGCAGGCATTGACAGTGTTATTACCCTGTCTGACCACAAAGAGACTTCCTTCGGACAAGCCTACGGCGTCCTGATCAAGGAGTTCCGCCTCGATATGCGGTCCATCTTCGTTGTGGACAAGAACGACACTTTGGCTTATGTCGAGTATCTCGGTGAAATGGCTGAGCACCCGGACTACGAAGCGGCGATCTCTGCGGTTAAGGCACTACTGTAA
- a CDS encoding rhomboid family intramembrane serine protease, producing MIFIRYEKWRSYLRYYPVTCALILANVIMFIVLSLNGGSTNLYTLVKYGATVNVGPEKDELWRYAAAMFLHNGFAHLFFNSFSLLVFAPPLERLMGWWRYALLYLGGGFIANLLGVVISSRGTVEIGIVSVGASGAIYAVYGAFLYIAVFQRAMMDEGSRKTLYGLLVMGIIMSFAAPNINYMAHIGGLIAGFFIYGLIIRVFKRKRR from the coding sequence ATGATTTTTATAAGGTATGAGAAATGGAGAAGTTATCTCCGGTATTATCCTGTTACTTGTGCGCTGATTCTGGCCAATGTGATTATGTTCATCGTGCTGTCGCTGAATGGCGGCTCCACCAATCTGTATACGCTTGTGAAGTATGGGGCAACGGTTAATGTGGGTCCTGAGAAGGATGAGCTGTGGCGCTACGCGGCGGCGATGTTCCTGCATAACGGCTTCGCCCATTTGTTCTTCAACAGCTTCTCGCTGCTTGTGTTTGCCCCGCCGCTGGAGCGGCTGATGGGCTGGTGGCGGTATGCGCTGCTGTATCTGGGCGGAGGCTTCATTGCGAATCTACTGGGGGTTGTGATAAGCAGCCGCGGGACCGTGGAGATTGGAATTGTCTCTGTAGGGGCCTCCGGAGCGATCTACGCCGTCTATGGCGCGTTCCTCTATATCGCAGTGTTCCAGAGGGCAATGATGGATGAGGGCTCACGCAAGACGCTCTACGGACTTCTGGTGATGGGGATTATCATGTCCTTTGCTGCTCCGAATATTAATTATATGGCTCATATTGGCGGCCTGATCGCCGGATTCTTCATCTATGGGCTAATCATCCGTGTATTCAAAAGAAAACGACGATAA